AAGTATATACCTACTACCATATTTTGTTAGGCATTTGTGTAATTTAACAACATTTACCATAATAAAACCTAACTAAATGCCTACCAATACAAGAAAATTCGTTTATATATATAATTGAGTCAAGTATTTTAGTGCCTAGTTATCATTAATAATGAAAGGAAAATGTGTAAACTGAAAGTAATAGTTTAAATTAGTATATATTATTTTCATATTAATGGTTAGGTGTGGTCTATATGATAGGTTACCGAGTTAAGTCGCTTAGGGAAGAAAGGAAAATGTCAATAAGTGAACTCTCCGCAAAATCCGGCGTTGCCAAATCCTATATAAGCTCACTGGAAAGAAACCTTCAAACAAACCCTACTATATTAGTTTTGGAAAAAATCGCTAAAATACTTTGTATTAAGGTCGATGCTCTGTTGAATGAACAAACAGACAAGGGGATGGATGAAGAGTGGATGGAAATCATGCTGGATGTTCTGGGGGCAGGAATATCGAAAGAGGAAATACGCGAATTTATCGAGGTTAGGAAATGTAATGTTCGTTAAATATGAATATTCATGAATTGCTCTCTTTTTGGTTCTATAACATCGAGAACATACTTAACATACACTATTAAAACTATTTCAAGAGAGGGAATATTAGGTATAACCATTTTTCCCTCAGTACACCTTTTTTTGACTTTTAATAAAATCATTTACTTTATTCACATAGGCTCTATGATGATATGCCCTTGATTTCGATGTTATCATCTATTAAAATATCAAGCAATCTCATACCCTCTTCATTAGTCAGTCTCTTCAACACTTTTAAACAAAAGTAAATTTATTCCTTTTAATAACCTTCTCAGAAGCCTTTTATATTATCCAAATAATTAAAATATAAACTATTCTCCGTTTTACTATTAGCGCCCGGATTTGGAGGAATGATTCTTACAGTCAACATTAGAATAGGGTAACGAAAACTTTTATTCAAGCTTTATATTTTTCACTATTTCTAATTGTTTTTCTCCTTTTTAATCACTCTTCCATGCAGCAATAAAGTAGATTATTCCAATTTACCACACGTCATTAACTTCCTAATTTATATTTTATAAAAAAACCCAGCATTTCTGCTGGATAC
The DNA window shown above is from Peribacillus sp. FSL P2-0133 and carries:
- a CDS encoding helix-turn-helix domain-containing protein, which produces MIGYRVKSLREERKMSISELSAKSGVAKSYISSLERNLQTNPTILVLEKIAKILCIKVDALLNEQTDKGMDEEWMEIMLDVLGAGISKEEIREFIEVRKCNVR